A DNA window from Ostrea edulis chromosome 5, xbOstEdul1.1, whole genome shotgun sequence contains the following coding sequences:
- the LOC125649323 gene encoding uncharacterized protein LOC125649323, translating to MTCFKVVIMLKSYITLQAYCNCVSGFEGDKMSNNHLCLLFFIILLKNVNTQKENETVIVELNVFSGRANPVAKMLKHPIHRLLVSNNQWTRSAFPNVLGYRGFTIYDLENATETKFVSRGADISVENQLLEWTAIPKNIELHCREEIRRALLSKRAHPNQVPDVTSTLRQNQTKKCEQFTSDTKYEPSLWNTNRLIRRWNNCYNYGNDRRTNTFAQPGKANNYRIPTMDGPSVQLGAELDGLKPLAAPTSCLPEPDGNLVALVVWPGNDYHFYRLDENGLFSHKPGRTEAKNLDNSGSLISDPRTADRGPYTVFQCFMDTEPDLVVIR from the exons atgacaTGTTTTAAAGTCGTAATAATGCTGAAATCCTACATAACTTTACAAGCTTACTGCAATTGTGTGTCAGGATTTGAAGGAGATAAGATGTCCAATAATCATCTATgtcttttgtttttcattattcTCCTTAAGAATGTAAATACCCAAAAAGAG AATGAGACAGTAATAGTAGAGCTTAACGTCTTCTCTGGACGAGCAAATCCAGTTGCTAAAATGTTGAAACATCCAATCCATCGACTGCTAGTCTCCAATAATCAGTGGACACGATCAGCATTTCCCAATG TATTGGGATACCGCGGCTTTACGATTTACGATCTGGAAAACGCCACAGAAACTAAATTCGTGTCTAGAGGAGCAGATATATCGGTAGAAAACCAACTTCTAGAGTGGACAGCAATACCAAAAAATATCGAGTTACACTGCAGGGAAGAG ATTCGCAGGGCTTTGCTTTCCAAAAGGGCTCATCCAAATCAG GTTCCTGATGTAACTTCAACATTACGACAAAACCAG ACCAAAAAATGCGAACAGTTTACATCAGACACAAAATATGAACCATCACTGTGGAATACCAACAGATTAATTCGTCGATGGAATAACTGTTATAATTACGGAAACGATAGAAGAACAAATACGTTTGCCCAGCCAGGAAAAGCAAATAACTATCGCATCCCAACCATGGACGGACCATCCGTGCAGCTGGGTGCAGAGTTAGATGGACTAAAACCCTTGGCAGCACCTACATCATGTCTCCCAGAGCCAGACGGAAACCTCGTTGCTTTAGTTGTATGGCCAGGAAACGATTACCATTTTTACAGATTGGATGAAAATGGTTTATTTTCCCACAAACCTGGACGAACTGAGGCTAAGAATTTAGACAATTCTGGAAGCTTGATATCCGATCCAAGAACAGCAGACAGAGGACCGTATACAGTATTTCAGTGCTTTATGGATACCGAGCCCGATCTTGTCGTGATAAGATAA